The following are encoded together in the Bacillus sp. V2I10 genome:
- a CDS encoding ATP-dependent DNA helicase RecQ — protein MNVQEALKRHFGHDTFRTGQENIIIDILAGNDAIALLPTGGGKSLCYQLPAYILEGAVLIVSPLLSLMEDQIQQIRMRGEKRVIGLNGALSYMERQKALLNLHQYKYIFASPEILQSEAVASALSKINLSLFVVDEAHCISQWGHDFRTDYSKLGELRGKLGQAPCIALTATATPEVLQDIESSLQMTNVKMHIQSVNRSNIAIMIEECHSLEDKMKRVSELVKKLKGPGIIYCSSRKWTENLEQFLKMEGVHETACYHAGMEKEQRTLIQQQFVYDQLEVVCCTNAFGMGVNKGNVRYVIHFHFPAQMESYVQEIGRAGRDGLPSVAISLIGSGDMEIPLSLLESEFSTYEQLHQTLYLLSAGTEAEEAFERTGVNEVQGRFILHHLEKLPYPLPGNEQQTLNLIWAKIEDRRKFKKRKLNAVMKWLLSKECRRQGILKYFEEKNLQTQEICCDRCGLDLLRYEEREEKHTHLQLLEWKAELKAIFGQNE, from the coding sequence ATGAACGTTCAAGAAGCATTAAAGCGCCATTTCGGCCATGATACCTTTCGAACTGGTCAGGAAAACATCATCATTGACATACTAGCCGGCAATGATGCAATAGCCCTGCTTCCGACCGGAGGAGGGAAATCGCTGTGCTATCAGCTGCCTGCCTACATTCTAGAAGGAGCGGTTCTGATCGTTTCCCCGCTTCTTTCACTTATGGAAGATCAGATCCAGCAAATTCGCATGCGCGGAGAAAAAAGGGTTATTGGCTTAAACGGTGCTCTGTCCTATATGGAAAGGCAAAAAGCATTGCTTAACTTGCATCAATACAAATATATTTTTGCATCTCCAGAAATTCTGCAGTCAGAAGCCGTTGCGTCTGCACTTAGTAAAATTAACCTATCTTTATTTGTTGTTGATGAAGCTCACTGCATTTCACAATGGGGCCATGATTTCAGAACTGATTACTCAAAGCTCGGTGAGTTAAGAGGGAAACTTGGCCAGGCACCGTGCATAGCGCTGACAGCAACTGCGACTCCAGAAGTACTTCAGGATATTGAAAGTTCTCTGCAGATGACGAACGTGAAAATGCATATTCAATCAGTTAATCGCAGCAATATAGCCATTATGATTGAGGAATGTCATTCACTTGAAGATAAAATGAAAAGAGTATCTGAGCTGGTTAAAAAGCTGAAAGGGCCTGGGATTATATACTGCTCAAGCAGAAAATGGACTGAAAACCTTGAGCAGTTTTTAAAAATGGAGGGCGTTCATGAAACAGCCTGCTATCATGCAGGGATGGAGAAAGAGCAGAGAACCCTTATACAGCAGCAGTTTGTTTATGATCAATTAGAAGTAGTTTGCTGTACAAATGCATTTGGAATGGGTGTTAATAAAGGAAATGTCAGATATGTCATCCATTTTCATTTTCCGGCTCAAATGGAATCATACGTTCAGGAAATAGGGAGAGCTGGAAGAGACGGACTTCCAAGTGTAGCGATATCTCTTATTGGAAGCGGAGATATGGAAATACCATTGTCCCTGCTGGAATCGGAGTTTTCAACATATGAACAGCTTCACCAGACCCTTTATCTCCTCTCTGCAGGTACGGAAGCTGAAGAAGCATTTGAACGGACTGGTGTGAATGAAGTTCAGGGAAGGTTTATTCTTCATCATTTAGAAAAGCTTCCTTATCCTCTGCCCGGAAATGAACAACAAACGTTAAATCTAATATGGGCAAAAATTGAAGACAGGCGAAAGTTCAAAAAAAGAAAACTAAATGCCGTAATGAAATGGCTGCTTTCAAAAGAATGCAGGAGACAGGGCATTCTTAAATACTTTGAGGAAAAGAATTTACAAACACAGGAGATTTGCTGTGACAGGTGCGGACTTGATCTTTTACGGTACGAAGAAAGGGAAGAGAAGCATACTCATTTGCAGCTCCTTGAGTGGAAGGCAGAATTAAAGGCTATATTTGGCCAGAACGAGTGA
- a CDS encoding CPBP family intramembrane glutamic endopeptidase, whose amino-acid sequence MVKRQNELVKRMTDGQLLQQLYFTQILLLTISIFLSMMLFNGLSDFKAIWHPELTEILLIGGLTAVIVLIGDWIIMRTMPKEWYDDGGINEKMFRHRSLPHIFFLCLLISFTEELLFRGVIQTHFGIWTASFIFAILHFRYLTKGLLFIMVMLISLLLGFVYDWSGNLFVTVFAHFLIDLVFAIQIRLQYINGGEKNE is encoded by the coding sequence ATGGTTAAGCGTCAAAATGAACTTGTAAAAAGAATGACAGATGGACAGCTGCTTCAGCAGCTCTATTTTACTCAAATTTTACTACTTACAATTTCGATCTTTTTAAGTATGATGTTATTTAACGGACTGTCTGATTTTAAGGCAATATGGCACCCTGAACTGACAGAAATACTGCTGATTGGCGGATTGACTGCTGTTATTGTACTGATAGGCGATTGGATCATTATGCGGACAATGCCAAAAGAATGGTATGATGATGGCGGCATCAATGAAAAAATGTTCAGGCACCGTTCTTTGCCGCACATTTTCTTTCTATGCCTATTAATCTCTTTTACAGAGGAGCTCTTATTTCGCGGTGTCATTCAGACTCATTTTGGCATTTGGACGGCAAGCTTCATCTTTGCCATTCTGCATTTTCGTTATTTAACAAAAGGGCTGCTGTTTATTATGGTGATGCTGATCAGTTTGCTGTTAGGGTTTGTGTATGACTGGTCAGGAAATTTATTCGTGACAGTCTTTGCACACTTTTTAATTGATTTGGTGTTTGCCATTCAAATTCGTTTGCAGTACATTAACGGAGGTGAAAAAAATGAGTAA
- a CDS encoding LysM peptidoglycan-binding domain-containing protein codes for MSKKEEAASTRASRQNSIDEYKSRTGSYPSRSEIHNKKDKKKSKYKYPAISLLALFFFLLPIVFYYSISYFDNRGKTVNGENISDYEDVLIKYGDEEEEEEEEEEEEQSSDEQSLEEPEEKTHESEQASVSSAQTNVNKQAEESPLKIAAEKEQQPEKKEASVQSEPPKTEPEPEPKEDYKVIEHTVGPEENLFRISVKYYRDRSGEALIKQWNQLSGDSVYEGQVLKIPLKQ; via the coding sequence ATGAGTAAAAAAGAAGAAGCAGCTTCGACACGTGCCTCAAGACAAAATAGTATAGATGAGTACAAATCAAGAACAGGAAGCTATCCATCCAGAAGTGAAATTCATAATAAGAAAGACAAAAAAAAATCAAAATATAAATATCCCGCTATTAGTTTACTGGCCTTATTCTTTTTTCTGCTTCCAATTGTGTTTTACTACAGTATTTCTTATTTCGACAACCGGGGTAAAACCGTCAACGGAGAAAATATTTCCGACTATGAAGATGTATTAATAAAATACGGTGACGAAGAGGAAGAAGAAGAAGAAGAAGAAGAAGAAGAGCAGTCTTCAGATGAACAGTCCTTAGAAGAACCTGAAGAGAAAACACATGAATCTGAGCAAGCGTCCGTAAGCTCAGCCCAAACAAATGTCAACAAGCAAGCAGAGGAATCGCCTCTCAAAATTGCAGCAGAAAAAGAGCAGCAGCCAGAAAAAAAGGAAGCATCTGTACAGTCTGAACCCCCAAAAACTGAACCAGAGCCAGAACCTAAAGAAGATTACAAAGTAATAGAACACACAGTGGGACCTGAAGAAAATCTGTTTAGAATCTCCGTGAAATATTACCGTGACCGCTCTGGCGAGGCTTTAATTAAGCAATGGAACCAGCTGAGCGGAGACAGTGTGTATGAAGGTCAAGTACTTAAAATACCGCTTAAACAGTAA
- a CDS encoding DUF2663 family protein, with the protein MEKQIQLLSDSTDLATKQMLQSVLNKKRKYERYKKNCFRWQMFTLTGGIAFFLYFYQFIVVPNDSNIGYMLGELVGSAFHFFIILTIGAGYATAHYYKKKEEKYEKEYHGLRTEIIRKSSELWPQPYHWKKRGEVYDMMKKDFDINLYFESK; encoded by the coding sequence GTGGAAAAACAAATACAGCTGCTGAGTGATTCTACCGATTTAGCGACCAAACAAATGCTTCAAAGCGTGCTGAATAAAAAAAGAAAATATGAGCGATATAAAAAGAATTGTTTTAGATGGCAGATGTTTACACTTACAGGAGGGATAGCCTTTTTCCTCTACTTTTATCAATTCATTGTCGTTCCAAACGACAGCAATATTGGCTATATGCTCGGTGAATTAGTTGGAAGCGCATTTCACTTTTTTATCATTTTAACCATTGGTGCAGGGTATGCAACAGCTCATTATTATAAGAAAAAAGAAGAAAAGTACGAAAAGGAATATCATGGATTAAGAACGGAAATTATCCGCAAGAGCTCTGAACTGTGGCCGCAGCCTTATCACTGGAAAAAAAGAGGCGAGGTTTATGACATGATGAAGAAGGATTTTGATATCAACCTTTATTTTGAAAGCAAGTAA
- a CDS encoding CBS domain-containing protein — translation MFVKSTMIPKARTIHASADDSLLTVLEKLEKHKIDGISVLKGTAYIGMITRYNLYEHFFQSNVEKEEFLKNRKAEEIAVNRDVFLEGDEIFEKTLLRLKDFPLIAVVGEEKEYLGIVTRYDVLEQFQSAFGMNKKGVRIAFTSVETEGRIARLTELAKQFHEDIISLVTFDETESMVRRIVMKIEKKDNIKRFIERIEKSGFRVLDIHEDE, via the coding sequence ATGTTTGTTAAAAGTACAATGATTCCTAAAGCAAGAACAATTCATGCGTCCGCGGATGATTCGCTGCTGACGGTGCTTGAAAAGCTGGAAAAACACAAGATAGATGGGATTTCAGTCTTAAAGGGGACGGCCTACATAGGGATGATTACACGCTATAACCTATACGAGCATTTTTTTCAGTCAAATGTTGAGAAAGAGGAGTTCTTAAAAAACAGAAAGGCTGAAGAAATAGCTGTCAATCGTGATGTGTTCCTTGAAGGCGATGAAATTTTCGAAAAGACACTGCTGAGGTTAAAAGATTTTCCGCTTATTGCTGTAGTCGGAGAAGAAAAGGAATACTTGGGTATTGTCACGAGATATGACGTTCTTGAACAATTTCAGAGTGCATTTGGAATGAATAAAAAAGGGGTCAGAATTGCCTTCACCTCAGTTGAAACAGAGGGCAGAATCGCAAGGCTTACAGAGCTTGCAAAACAGTTTCATGAAGATATCATTTCCCTTGTTACGTTTGATGAAACCGAAAGCATGGTCAGAAGAATTGTGATGAAAATTGAAAAAAAGGACAATATCAAGCGGTTTATTGAAAGGATTGAAAAGTCAGGATTCAGAGTCCTCGATATCCACGAAGACGAATAA
- a CDS encoding MerR family transcriptional regulator: protein MSSHEGKYNIKAVSKMLGIQPGTLRAWERRYNMIAPVRNDSGHRLYTEEHIRILKWLITKVNKGFTISQAVNLLDNSNLSSEEPIAVSASSDIPDHALDLTEELLFALLTFDENQAHELLNKAFSLFSIDKVLIDILGTLLVKIGDMWENGKITSAHEHFASSFLRSRIGIILHTLPVNGLLPKVVSVCGPGEWHELGLLIFTLYLRRKGFEVIYLGTSIADGDIDIVLEEVNPKFLFYSCTLQENVVKTVETVEGLSQKYRNLIIGLGGSGFNKTPREHLKNYELLFVGDTKNQWDKWLKERLSV from the coding sequence ATGTCTAGTCATGAAGGCAAATACAACATTAAGGCAGTTTCCAAAATGCTTGGAATCCAACCAGGAACATTAAGAGCTTGGGAAAGACGATATAATATGATTGCACCGGTTCGGAATGATTCAGGTCACCGTTTATATACAGAAGAACATATTAGGATTTTAAAGTGGCTGATCACTAAAGTAAATAAAGGCTTTACAATCAGCCAGGCAGTCAATTTGCTTGATAACAGCAACTTGTCTTCAGAAGAGCCAATAGCTGTTTCAGCAAGTTCTGACATCCCCGACCATGCTCTGGATTTAACGGAAGAGCTGCTTTTTGCCTTGCTTACTTTTGATGAAAATCAAGCTCACGAACTATTAAATAAGGCTTTCAGTCTCTTTTCAATTGACAAGGTTCTTATTGATATTTTAGGAACGCTTCTCGTGAAAATTGGAGACATGTGGGAAAATGGCAAAATTACTTCGGCACATGAGCATTTTGCCTCCTCTTTTCTCCGCTCGAGAATCGGGATTATCCTTCACACCCTTCCTGTGAACGGACTGCTCCCGAAAGTAGTTTCCGTTTGCGGACCAGGGGAATGGCATGAGCTTGGACTTCTGATATTCACGCTGTATTTAAGAAGAAAAGGATTTGAAGTCATTTATCTTGGGACGAGCATTGCCGATGGGGACATTGATATTGTCCTTGAGGAAGTAAATCCGAAGTTTTTATTTTACTCCTGCACCCTTCAGGAAAACGTTGTAAAAACGGTTGAAACGGTTGAGGGGCTGTCCCAAAAATACAGGAATTTAATTATTGGCCTTGGAGGCAGCGGATTTAATAAAACTCCGAGAGAGCACCTTAAAAATTATGAATTATTATTCGTCGGGGATACGAAAAACCAGTGGGACAAATGGCTTAAAGAACGCTTATCTGTGTAA
- a CDS encoding genetic competence negative regulator: protein MRLERLNYNKIKIFLTIDDLMDRGLTKEDLWKDSLKVHQLFREMMDEASEELGFEASGPIAVEVYSLQAQGMVIIVTKNHEEEEIDEDYADDYIEMQVKLDQSYDIIFEFTEFEDIIQLSNALFSQGIKEGAVYSHLNRFYFMLDEHQPIEVDSLVSIIAEYGNPSMISIHYLHEYGKCLLPDGAVEKLHHYYWSNTK, encoded by the coding sequence ATGCGGCTAGAGCGATTGAACTATAACAAGATAAAAATCTTCTTAACAATAGACGATCTAATGGACAGAGGACTTACGAAGGAAGACTTATGGAAAGATTCATTGAAAGTGCATCAGCTTTTCAGAGAAATGATGGATGAAGCAAGTGAAGAGCTTGGTTTCGAAGCAAGCGGGCCAATTGCTGTTGAAGTATACTCTCTTCAAGCTCAGGGTATGGTCATTATCGTGACCAAAAACCATGAGGAAGAAGAGATTGACGAAGATTATGCAGATGATTACATCGAGATGCAGGTGAAGCTTGATCAAAGCTATGATATTATTTTTGAATTCACTGAATTTGAAGATATTATCCAGTTATCAAATGCACTTTTCTCGCAAGGAATTAAAGAAGGAGCCGTATATTCCCATCTAAACAGATTTTACTTCATGCTAGATGAGCATCAGCCAATCGAAGTGGATTCCTTAGTCTCAATCATTGCTGAATATGGAAATCCTTCAATGATCTCGATTCATTATCTGCATGAATATGGAAAGTGCTTATTGCCTGATGGTGCAGTTGAAAAACTTCATCATTACTATTGGAGTAATACAAAATAG
- a CDS encoding Glu/Leu/Phe/Val dehydrogenase yields MVAEKSTDHKREKHDVLKSTQTVIHKALEKLGYPEEVYELLKEPLRMMTVKIPVRMDDGSVKIFTGYRAQHNDAVGPTKGGIRFHPGVTETEVKALSIWMSLKCGIVDLPYGGGKGGIICDPRDMSFRELERLSRGYVRAISQIVGPTKDIPAPDVFTNSQIMAWMMDEYSRIDEFNSPGFITGKPLVLGGSHGRESATAKGVTICIYEAAKKKGIELKGARVVVQGFGNAGSYLAKFMHDAGAKIIGISDAYGGLHDPEGLDIDYLLDRRDSFGTVTKLFNDTISNKELLELDCDILVPAAIENQITEENAHLIRASIVVEAANGPTTLVATQILTDRGILLVPDVLASAGGVTVSYFEWVQNNQGYYWSEEEVNEKLEKVMVKSFNNIYEAAQTRRVDMRLAAYMVGVRKMAEASRFRGWI; encoded by the coding sequence ATGGTAGCCGAAAAAAGCACCGATCATAAAAGAGAAAAGCATGATGTGTTGAAATCAACACAAACGGTGATACATAAAGCCCTAGAGAAACTAGGATATCCTGAAGAAGTTTATGAATTATTAAAAGAACCGCTTAGAATGATGACGGTAAAAATACCTGTAAGAATGGATGACGGTTCAGTCAAAATTTTTACTGGCTACCGCGCCCAGCATAATGATGCAGTAGGACCTACTAAGGGCGGAATACGCTTCCATCCGGGTGTTACCGAAACTGAAGTTAAAGCGCTGTCAATATGGATGAGTTTAAAGTGCGGTATTGTTGATTTACCTTACGGCGGAGGAAAAGGCGGTATCATATGTGATCCTCGTGATATGTCATTCCGTGAATTAGAACGCCTGAGCCGCGGATACGTAAGAGCAATCAGTCAGATTGTCGGACCGACTAAAGACATTCCTGCTCCGGATGTATTCACGAATTCTCAAATTATGGCTTGGATGATGGATGAGTACAGCAGAATAGATGAATTTAATTCTCCCGGATTCATTACAGGGAAGCCACTTGTGCTTGGAGGTTCACATGGACGTGAATCGGCTACTGCAAAGGGTGTAACAATTTGTATTTATGAAGCTGCCAAGAAAAAAGGGATTGAGCTTAAAGGCGCCCGTGTTGTTGTACAGGGATTTGGGAATGCAGGAAGCTATTTAGCCAAATTCATGCATGATGCAGGTGCGAAAATCATTGGTATCTCAGATGCTTATGGAGGTCTGCATGATCCTGAAGGCCTTGATATTGACTACTTGCTTGACCGCCGCGACAGCTTCGGAACAGTAACAAAATTATTTAATGATACGATTTCAAATAAAGAACTGCTTGAGCTTGATTGTGATATTTTAGTACCTGCTGCGATTGAAAATCAAATCACAGAAGAGAATGCACACTTAATCCGCGCAAGCATCGTGGTTGAGGCCGCTAATGGTCCGACTACGCTTGTAGCAACCCAGATTCTGACTGACCGCGGCATTTTGCTTGTACCGGATGTACTGGCAAGTGCTGGTGGCGTAACAGTTTCTTATTTTGAATGGGTACAGAACAACCAAGGCTATTATTGGTCAGAAGAAGAAGTCAATGAAAAGCTTGAAAAAGTAATGGTTAAATCATTCAATAATATTTATGAAGCAGCGCAAACACGCCGTGTAGATATGCGACTCGCAGCATACATGGTCGGGGTCCGCAAAATGGCAGAAGCATCCCGCTTCAGAGGCTGGATCTAA
- a CDS encoding YpdA family putative bacillithiol disulfide reductase, whose translation MKSETVIIIGGGPCGLAAAIAIKEKGINPLIIEKGNIVNSIYNYPTHQTFFSTSEKLEIGKIPFITENRKPFRIQALAYYREVVKRTGLRINAFEKVNEVLREGSGFIVKTSKAEYQTEFIVAATGYYDHPNYMHIEGEDLPKVFHYFKEGHPYFDKDVVVVGGKNSSVDAALELVHAGARVTVVYRGGTYSPSVKPWILPEFEALVKTGTIKMEFNSTLKRITEEDVTYEVNCKEEKTIKNDFVFAMTGYHPDHSFLTKMGVAIDEASGRPAFSEKTMETNAKGIYIAGVIAAGNNANEIFIENGRFHGGLLAEDIAEKLN comes from the coding sequence TTGAAGTCAGAGACTGTCATTATTATCGGCGGTGGTCCTTGCGGGTTAGCTGCAGCCATTGCTATAAAAGAGAAAGGGATTAACCCTCTAATTATAGAAAAAGGAAACATCGTAAATTCCATTTATAACTACCCGACTCATCAGACGTTTTTCAGCACAAGTGAAAAACTTGAAATTGGCAAAATTCCTTTTATTACTGAAAACAGGAAGCCATTCCGTATTCAGGCGCTTGCTTATTACAGAGAAGTGGTGAAGAGGACTGGCTTAAGAATCAATGCTTTTGAGAAAGTAAATGAAGTTTTGAGAGAAGGATCAGGATTTATTGTCAAGACGTCCAAAGCTGAGTACCAAACTGAATTTATCGTGGCCGCAACCGGCTATTACGATCATCCAAACTACATGCACATTGAAGGGGAAGATCTTCCAAAAGTCTTCCACTATTTTAAAGAAGGCCATCCTTATTTCGATAAAGATGTAGTTGTAGTAGGCGGAAAAAATTCAAGTGTGGATGCAGCGCTTGAGCTTGTTCATGCAGGCGCACGTGTTACTGTCGTTTACAGGGGAGGAACCTATTCCCCTAGTGTAAAACCATGGATCCTGCCGGAATTTGAGGCCCTTGTCAAAACCGGCACAATTAAAATGGAATTCAACTCCACTTTAAAGCGCATAACAGAAGAAGATGTCACCTATGAAGTGAACTGCAAAGAAGAAAAAACGATAAAAAATGATTTTGTATTTGCCATGACCGGATATCATCCGGACCATTCATTTTTAACCAAAATGGGAGTGGCTATTGACGAAGCTTCCGGCAGACCCGCTTTTTCCGAGAAGACAATGGAAACAAACGCAAAGGGCATCTACATTGCCGGCGTCATTGCAGCTGGAAACAACGCAAATGAAATCTTCATTGAAAACGGGCGCTTCCATGGCGGCCTTCTCGCTGAAGACATTGCAGAAAAATTAAACTAA
- a CDS encoding asparaginase, producing MKHIFVIHTGGTISMSEDETTGEVKQGESNPLLQNLLKFNDIVITAKELFYLPSPHITPKEMLELKETIEKVCQKDKIDGIVITHGTDTLEETAYFLDLTLNVNIPVVITGAMRSSNELGSDGLYNLVSSIQVAASKEAAEMGVLVVMNDEVHSAKNATKTHTSNVATFQSPQYGPIGIVNKRGVAFHHKPVSQTSLAVASLTKQVLLLKAYAGMDETILKAIEELKLDGLVIEALGQGNLPPKMMTSLKKLMSLGVKIVIVSRCFNGIVQDVYAYEGGGKTLKDAGIIFSNGLNGQKARLKLMIALETTQDAGELQEIFSF from the coding sequence ATGAAACATATATTTGTCATTCATACTGGCGGAACGATTTCTATGAGTGAGGACGAAACAACAGGGGAAGTCAAACAGGGAGAATCAAATCCCCTGCTCCAAAACTTACTGAAATTCAATGATATCGTGATTACGGCAAAGGAATTATTCTACCTGCCTTCTCCACATATTACCCCAAAAGAAATGCTTGAATTAAAAGAAACAATTGAAAAAGTCTGCCAAAAAGATAAAATTGACGGAATCGTGATCACTCACGGTACAGACACTCTTGAGGAAACAGCTTATTTCCTCGACTTAACCTTAAATGTTAATATCCCCGTCGTCATTACAGGTGCTATGAGATCAAGCAATGAACTTGGTTCAGACGGCTTATACAATCTAGTATCCTCCATTCAAGTTGCTGCAAGCAAAGAAGCAGCAGAAATGGGTGTGCTTGTTGTTATGAACGATGAGGTCCACTCGGCAAAAAATGCTACGAAAACCCATACAAGCAATGTAGCGACGTTTCAAAGTCCGCAATACGGCCCAATTGGCATTGTAAATAAAAGAGGCGTTGCCTTTCATCATAAACCTGTTAGCCAAACGTCGCTTGCCGTTGCCTCACTAACGAAACAAGTCTTGCTTTTAAAAGCATATGCAGGCATGGACGAAACAATTTTAAAAGCCATTGAAGAATTAAAACTCGACGGATTGGTCATTGAAGCTCTCGGACAAGGCAACCTTCCACCCAAAATGATGACTTCCTTAAAAAAGTTAATGAGCTTAGGCGTAAAAATTGTGATCGTATCCAGATGCTTCAACGGAATCGTACAGGACGTCTATGCCTATGAAGGCGGAGGAAAAACACTCAAAGACGCCGGCATTATTTTCAGCAACGGCCTAAACGGCCAAAAAGCGAGACTAAAACTGATGATCGCCCTTGAAACAACACAGGATGCAGGAGAATTGCAGGAGATTTTTTCATTTTAA
- the prsW gene encoding glutamic-type intramembrane protease PrsW — translation MIAIISAGIAPGLAILSYFYLKDQYDSEPFYMVFRSFVFGALLVFPIMFIQYVLEAENIIDSRLMLAFISSGLLEEFFKWFILFVTIYPHVHFDEHYDGIVYGVASSLGFATLENILYLIGNGLEFAIGRALLPVSSHALFGVIMGYYLGKGKFSLISEKKKWILLSFLLPVLLHGLYDYILVSHELWRFYMVPFMFFLWWFALRKAKKARMLKHHV, via the coding sequence ATGATTGCAATTATATCTGCCGGCATAGCCCCTGGTTTAGCCATTTTAAGCTATTTTTATTTAAAAGACCAGTATGATTCAGAGCCGTTCTATATGGTTTTCCGGTCATTTGTTTTTGGGGCATTGCTCGTTTTTCCTATTATGTTTATTCAATATGTTCTTGAAGCAGAAAATATCATTGACTCAAGGCTGATGCTTGCTTTTATCTCCAGCGGGCTTCTGGAAGAGTTTTTTAAATGGTTTATTTTATTTGTTACAATATATCCGCATGTCCATTTTGATGAGCATTATGACGGCATCGTTTACGGAGTGGCATCTTCTCTTGGATTTGCCACCCTGGAAAATATTCTGTATTTGATCGGAAATGGACTTGAATTCGCAATTGGAAGAGCGTTATTGCCCGTTTCAAGTCATGCACTGTTTGGTGTCATTATGGGGTATTATCTCGGGAAAGGAAAGTTTTCCCTTATTTCCGAAAAAAAGAAATGGATTTTGCTGTCTTTCTTGCTGCCGGTTCTTTTGCACGGATTGTATGATTACATCCTGGTTTCACACGAACTTTGGCGGTTTTATATGGTGCCTTTTATGTTTTTCTTATGGTGGTTTGCTCTGCGCAAAGCAAAAAAAGCAAGAATGTTAAAGCATCATGTATAA
- the sleB gene encoding spore cortex-lytic enzyme, with amino-acid sequence MTILNQNEAHAFSNQVIQKGAVGDDVVELQARLQYNGYYNGSIDGVYGWSTYWAVRNFQYEFGLKEIDGLVGESTKQKLTQSTKYYRDFVHKQLNSGKDFTHYGGVPLSRQSAPSKEFKAKMRASYGKKGAGAGQAKQKQPKQQAQPKQQAQPKQPKQQAQPKAKAQPKAKTTAVNMPEGFSQNDIQLMANAVYGEARGEPYIGQVAVASVILNRVDSPTFPDTVSGVIFEPRAFTAVADGQIWLTPNETAKKAVMDAINGWDPTENATYYFNPNTATSGWIWGRPQIKQIGKHIFCN; translated from the coding sequence ATGACTATCTTAAATCAAAATGAAGCCCATGCGTTTTCGAATCAAGTCATTCAAAAAGGCGCTGTTGGCGATGATGTTGTGGAACTGCAGGCAAGATTGCAGTACAACGGATATTATAACGGTTCAATTGATGGTGTATATGGATGGAGCACTTATTGGGCGGTACGCAACTTTCAATATGAATTTGGTCTAAAGGAAATAGACGGACTTGTGGGAGAGTCAACAAAACAAAAACTCACCCAGTCTACAAAATATTATCGGGATTTTGTCCATAAACAGCTAAACTCTGGAAAGGACTTTACTCATTATGGCGGTGTTCCGTTAAGTAGACAGAGCGCGCCATCTAAAGAATTCAAGGCTAAAATGAGAGCTTCCTATGGCAAGAAAGGTGCAGGAGCGGGGCAGGCAAAACAGAAACAGCCAAAGCAGCAGGCACAGCCGAAACAGCAGGCGCAGCCAAAGCAGCCAAAGCAGCAGGCACAGCCTAAAGCTAAAGCACAGCCTAAAGCTAAAACAACCGCTGTAAATATGCCTGAGGGTTTTTCGCAAAATGATATTCAGCTCATGGCGAATGCTGTCTATGGTGAAGCGCGCGGGGAACCATATATCGGTCAGGTTGCAGTCGCGTCCGTTATTTTAAACCGGGTGGACAGCCCGACATTCCCTGATACTGTATCTGGTGTTATTTTCGAGCCAAGAGCCTTTACAGCTGTAGCAGATGGGCAAATTTGGCTGACTCCGAATGAAACGGCTAAAAAAGCGGTCATGGATGCCATCAATGGCTGGGATCCAACAGAAAATGCAACTTATTATTTTAATCCCAATACTGCAACAAGCGGCTGGATTTGGGGACGTCCTCAAATTAAACAGATAGGGAAGCACATATTCTGCAACTAA